From a region of the Frankiales bacterium genome:
- a CDS encoding histidine phosphatase family protein — protein MSSRRVILWRHGRTAWNSEMRFQGGTDVPLDDVGVAQAERAARDLATLRPDRIVASDLERARATAQALADLVGLEVSTDPAFRETYAGTWQGLLRHEIIALDPEVYAAWSAGADVRPGGGESRTEVAARVSDGVRRHAARLPEGGLLVIATHGGAARSGIGELLGLPVEHWAALGGLVNCAWSVLEELPLGGWRLAEHNARSLPEEPVGDEA, from the coding sequence ATGAGCAGCCGCCGGGTCATCCTCTGGCGGCACGGCCGCACGGCGTGGAACTCCGAGATGCGGTTCCAGGGCGGCACGGACGTGCCGCTCGACGACGTCGGCGTGGCGCAGGCCGAGCGCGCGGCGCGCGACCTCGCCACGCTGCGACCCGACCGCATCGTGGCCAGCGACCTCGAGCGGGCCCGGGCCACGGCGCAGGCGCTCGCGGACCTCGTCGGGCTCGAGGTGAGCACGGATCCCGCGTTCCGCGAGACCTACGCCGGCACCTGGCAGGGCCTGCTGCGCCACGAGATCATCGCGCTCGACCCCGAGGTGTACGCCGCGTGGTCGGCCGGTGCGGACGTGCGCCCGGGCGGCGGCGAGTCGCGCACCGAGGTCGCCGCGCGGGTGTCCGACGGCGTGCGCCGGCACGCGGCGCGGCTGCCGGAGGGCGGCCTGCTCGTGATCGCCACCCACGGCGGTGCCGCGCGGTCCGGCATCGGCGAGCTGCTCGGTCTGCCGGTCGAGCACTGGGCCGCGCTCGGCGGCCTGGTGAACTGTGCCTGGTCGGTGCTCGAGGAGCTGCCGCTCGGGGGCTGGCGCCTTGCCGAGCACAACGCCCGCTCGCTGCCCGAGGAGCCCGTCGGCGACGAGGCCTGA
- a CDS encoding CPBP family intramembrane metalloprotease, with protein sequence MSDRPDGLAPPPAEPRWNPPPEWAPPPARQDVGVAPPVKAWPPAPPRRPRPALRLVEGRRPPLWVPLLLVAVIVGRAALTWLQGAQHPDIVIVLTQRVWVGELVGAAVVVGVVLVGRWWRSVGYVPRPGAGLAVRLIAVAEAVICLGLVAAAGAAQGVAPRWYAVLAVNVLAIGVLEETVFRGLLWASLPARWPVSRVLLVTSLGFGALHVANGLVTGDWGAAVLQAIVVTPLGLWFGVVRLRTGWLGASIGLHSLHDAAGAALATLTASGVLSQRAAEHLDIPAGVLLAVLAFEAALVTVAVAGVVVWIRLMVDERRAKRAAAPPGTGVAALA encoded by the coding sequence GTGAGCGACCGACCGGACGGGCTGGCGCCCCCACCCGCTGAGCCCCGCTGGAACCCGCCCCCGGAGTGGGCGCCGCCACCGGCTCGCCAGGACGTCGGCGTCGCCCCGCCCGTCAAAGCGTGGCCCCCGGCGCCGCCGCGTCGCCCACGTCCCGCGCTGCGGCTCGTCGAGGGACGGCGTCCGCCGCTGTGGGTGCCGCTCCTGCTGGTGGCCGTCATCGTGGGGCGCGCGGCGCTCACGTGGCTCCAGGGCGCCCAGCACCCGGACATCGTGATCGTGCTGACCCAGCGCGTGTGGGTCGGCGAGCTCGTCGGGGCCGCCGTGGTGGTGGGCGTCGTGCTCGTCGGCCGCTGGTGGCGGTCGGTGGGCTACGTCCCCCGGCCGGGCGCGGGCCTCGCCGTGCGGCTCATCGCCGTCGCCGAGGCGGTGATCTGCCTCGGTCTCGTGGCCGCAGCCGGCGCCGCCCAGGGGGTCGCGCCTCGCTGGTACGCGGTGCTGGCGGTGAACGTGCTCGCGATCGGTGTCCTCGAGGAGACGGTGTTCCGCGGCTTGCTCTGGGCCTCCCTGCCCGCCCGGTGGCCGGTCTCCCGGGTGCTGCTCGTGACGTCCCTGGGCTTCGGGGCCCTGCACGTGGCGAACGGGCTGGTCACCGGTGATTGGGGGGCGGCCGTCCTCCAGGCGATCGTGGTGACGCCGCTGGGCCTGTGGTTCGGGGTGGTGCGGCTGCGCACCGGGTGGCTGGGCGCGTCGATCGGGCTGCACTCCCTGCACGACGCGGCGGGTGCTGCTCTTGCGACGCTCACTGCCTCCGGGGTGCTCTCCCAGCGCGCGGCCGAGCACCTCGACATCCCGGCCGGCGTGCTCCTCGCGGTGCTCGCGTTCGAGGCCGCCCTGGTCACGGTCGCGGTGGCGGGCGTCGTGGTCTGGATCCGGCTCATGGTCGACGAGCGCCGCGCCAAGCGGGCGGCAGCGCCGCCCGGAACTGGCGTCGCCGCCCTGGCATGA
- a CDS encoding phosphotransferase — MSEQAPDRWVDHDLAAPFRRFDADAVAGLLAQGWGLVARDLVRLDTERDDTFLATLGSDTVVVKVAHPADDAALVDLQVRALQHAADRDPALPLPRLRPDTAGAPVRRVAGAQGEPRLARVLDYLPGSTLEYALTDAAQRRAVGRAAGRLSAALADFDHPAAGRVLPWDLQQVASLRPLLAAIGDPAVATDVAAVLDRYDAEVGPRLRAARQQVVHNDLNPDNVLVDPAGPEFVTGILDFGDVVRTAVVADLAVAMAYAVGADHAFERHHVDPWAAPYDVAEGFVSVRELDDDEAALLPDLVVTRLAQRLLVNSWLAASDPANAGYTARSVEHAARALRRLASAPAPASGVG; from the coding sequence GTGAGCGAGCAGGCGCCGGACCGGTGGGTCGACCACGACCTCGCCGCGCCCTTCCGCCGGTTCGACGCCGACGCCGTGGCCGGCCTGCTCGCGCAGGGCTGGGGGCTGGTCGCCCGCGACCTGGTGCGCCTGGACACCGAGCGCGACGACACGTTCCTCGCGACCCTCGGCAGCGACACGGTGGTGGTCAAGGTCGCGCACCCGGCCGACGACGCGGCCCTCGTCGACCTCCAGGTGCGGGCCCTCCAGCACGCTGCCGACCGCGACCCGGCGCTGCCGCTGCCGCGCCTGCGACCCGACACCGCCGGTGCGCCGGTGCGACGTGTCGCGGGCGCCCAGGGGGAGCCGAGGCTGGCGCGCGTGCTCGACTACCTGCCGGGCTCGACCCTCGAGTACGCCCTCACGGACGCGGCGCAGCGGCGGGCCGTCGGCCGTGCGGCCGGGCGCCTGTCGGCCGCGCTCGCCGACTTCGACCACCCCGCTGCCGGCCGCGTCCTGCCGTGGGACCTCCAGCAGGTCGCCTCGCTGCGCCCGCTGCTCGCCGCCATCGGCGACCCCGCGGTGGCGACGGACGTCGCCGCGGTGCTCGACCGCTACGACGCCGAGGTCGGCCCCCGCCTGCGCGCCGCGCGCCAGCAGGTGGTGCACAACGACCTCAACCCGGACAACGTGCTGGTCGACCCCGCCGGGCCGGAGTTCGTCACCGGCATCCTCGACTTCGGCGACGTCGTGCGCACGGCGGTCGTCGCGGACCTGGCGGTCGCAATGGCCTACGCGGTGGGCGCCGACCACGCCTTCGAGCGCCACCACGTCGACCCGTGGGCCGCGCCCTACGACGTGGCGGAGGGCTTCGTCTCCGTGCGGGAGCTCGACGACGACGAGGCCGCGCTGCTGCCCGACCTCGTGGTGACCCGGCTCGCGCAGCGGCTGCTGGTCAACTCCTGGCTCGCGGCGTCCGACCCGGCGAACGCCGGCTACACGGCCCGGTCTGTGGAGCACGCGGCCCGCGCACTGCGCCGGCTCGCCTCGGCCCCCGCCCCTGCATCGGGGGTGGGCTGA
- a CDS encoding glutamate-5-semialdehyde dehydrogenase, with protein sequence MTDTSTSAPAADRDAVLDVARRARGAAVVLRTLTRAQKDAALLAVADALDAATERVVAANRGDVERAEAQGTDPAIVDRLTLTPARLAAIADAVRDVAALPDPVGEVVRGYTLPNGLAVSQVRVPLGVVGMVYEARPNVTVDAAVLALKSGNAALLRGSSSAYDSNMALVEVMREALAGTAVPVDAIALVPGTTHESVKHLMTARGLVDVLIPRGGAALIRSVVEESTVPVIETGVGNCHVYVDADADLDKAVAILVNSKTQRVSVCNAAETFLVHRDVADAFLPRALEALRAKGVTVHGDERMAPYAEAAGIAFAPVTDEDWAAEYYSLDIAAGVVDDLDAALEHVRRWSTGHTEAIVSDSASAIARFVAGVDSAAVMVNASTRFTDGGEFGFGAEIGISTQKLHARGPMGLAELTSTTYVVTGDGHVRG encoded by the coding sequence GTGACCGACACGAGCACCTCCGCCCCTGCCGCCGACCGCGACGCCGTCCTCGACGTGGCACGCCGCGCGCGCGGCGCCGCCGTCGTCCTGCGCACCCTCACCCGCGCGCAGAAGGACGCCGCCCTCCTCGCCGTCGCCGACGCGCTCGACGCCGCCACCGAGCGCGTCGTGGCCGCCAACCGCGGCGACGTCGAGCGGGCCGAGGCCCAGGGCACCGACCCGGCCATCGTCGACCGGCTCACCCTGACCCCCGCCCGGCTGGCCGCGATCGCCGACGCCGTGCGCGACGTGGCCGCCCTGCCCGACCCGGTCGGCGAGGTCGTGCGCGGCTACACGCTGCCCAACGGCCTGGCCGTCAGCCAGGTGCGCGTGCCACTCGGCGTCGTCGGGATGGTCTACGAGGCACGCCCCAACGTCACCGTCGACGCCGCGGTGCTGGCGCTCAAGAGCGGCAACGCGGCGCTGCTGCGCGGCTCGTCCTCGGCGTACGACTCCAACATGGCGCTCGTCGAGGTGATGCGCGAGGCGCTGGCCGGCACGGCCGTGCCGGTCGACGCCATCGCCCTCGTGCCGGGCACCACGCACGAGTCGGTGAAGCACCTGATGACCGCGCGTGGCCTGGTCGACGTTCTCATCCCGCGCGGGGGCGCCGCCCTCATCCGGTCGGTGGTGGAGGAGTCGACGGTCCCGGTCATCGAGACCGGCGTCGGCAACTGCCACGTGTACGTCGACGCCGACGCCGACCTCGACAAGGCCGTCGCGATCCTGGTGAACTCCAAGACGCAGCGGGTGAGCGTGTGCAACGCCGCCGAGACGTTCCTCGTGCACCGCGACGTGGCCGACGCGTTCCTGCCGCGCGCGCTCGAGGCGCTGCGCGCCAAGGGCGTCACCGTGCACGGCGACGAGCGGATGGCGCCGTACGCCGAGGCCGCCGGCATCGCCTTCGCACCGGTCACCGACGAGGACTGGGCGGCCGAGTACTACTCCCTCGACATCGCCGCGGGCGTCGTGGACGACCTCGACGCCGCGCTCGAGCACGTCCGCCGCTGGTCGACGGGCCACACCGAGGCGATCGTGTCGGACTCCGCCTCGGCGATCGCTCGGTTCGTGGCCGGGGTCGACTCGGCCGCGGTCATGGTCAACGCCTCGACGCGCTTCACCGACGGCGGCGAGTTCGGCTTCGGGGCCGAGATCGGCATCTCCACCCAGAAGCTGCACGCCCGCGGCCCCATGGGCCTGGCCGAGCTCACCAGCACCACCTACGTCGTCACCGGCGACGGGCACGTGCGCGGCTGA
- a CDS encoding methyltransferase domain-containing protein, translated as MVSSELWDARTAATYDEDSAEMFAPEVLGPTLDLLERLAGDGPALELAVGTGRVAVPLRERGVAVTGIELSPHMVEQLRRRAAEDELPVVVGDMATTVVAGRFSLVYLVFNTISNLRTQAEQVACFRNAARHLRPGGRFVVELWVPPLRRLPPGQDAVPFDVSDGHLGFDTYDLVTQECVSHHYRREADGTIRYGSGRFRYVWPAECDLMAELAGLSLESRWADWTGAPFTSESTSHVSVWRAPGPA; from the coding sequence ATGGTGAGCAGCGAGCTGTGGGACGCCCGGACGGCGGCGACGTACGACGAGGACTCCGCGGAGATGTTCGCTCCCGAGGTGCTCGGGCCCACGCTCGACCTGCTCGAGCGCCTCGCCGGCGACGGCCCGGCGCTCGAGCTCGCCGTGGGCACCGGACGCGTGGCGGTGCCGCTGCGCGAGCGCGGGGTGGCGGTGACGGGCATCGAGCTGTCGCCGCACATGGTGGAGCAGCTGCGGCGGCGGGCGGCCGAGGACGAGCTGCCCGTCGTCGTGGGCGACATGGCCACGACCGTGGTGGCGGGCCGGTTCAGCCTCGTGTACCTCGTGTTCAACACGATCTCCAACCTGCGCACGCAGGCCGAGCAGGTCGCGTGCTTCCGCAACGCCGCCCGTCACCTGAGGCCGGGCGGCCGCTTCGTGGTCGAGCTGTGGGTCCCGCCGCTGCGGCGGCTGCCGCCGGGCCAGGACGCCGTGCCCTTCGACGTGAGCGACGGGCACCTCGGGTTCGACACCTACGACCTGGTGACCCAGGAGTGCGTCTCGCACCACTACCGGCGCGAGGCGGACGGCACCATCCGCTACGGGTCCGGCCGCTTCCGCTACGTCTGGCCGGCCGAGTGCGACCTCATGGCCGAGCTCGCCGGGCTCTCGCTCGAGTCCCGCTGGGCCGACTGGACCGGTGCGCCGTTCACCTCGGAGAGCACCAGCCACGTCTCGGTGTGGCGGGCGCCCGGCCCGGCCTGA
- a CDS encoding aminotransferase class III-fold pyridoxal phosphate-dependent enzyme: MAGSGTVGPSSYFDPARVGELDARTADLVRRRIAALGPAYRLFYEQPLEIVRGEGVHLYDAAGQEYLDVYNNVPSLGHAHPRVAAAICAQASVLSTHTRYLHPAVVAYAEDLLSTFPAELGHVMFTCTGSEAGDLALRIAKAHTGGTGVVVTRNAYHGVTTEIAAISPSLGGLGSLPDWVRWVPAPDAFRVDHAAQGFAGLGEWFAAQVQAAIDDLAAHGIRFAAFVADSVFASDGVLTDPAGFLAPVREVVARAGGVYVADEVQPGFGRTGEALWGFARHGLAEGPLAPDIVTLGKPMGNGMPIAATVVRPEVIERFGREMRYFNTFGGNAMAIAAAQAVLDALREEGLQDNALVVGRHTVELLRELAGRHPAIGDVRGAGLFVGVELTVPGTEREPDEALTLGVVNGLRRRRVLLGTAGVDNNILKVRPPLVFSRADAERFVAELDATLTELGA, translated from the coding sequence ATGGCGGGCTCCGGCACCGTGGGTCCGTCGAGCTACTTCGACCCGGCACGCGTCGGCGAGCTCGACGCGCGCACGGCCGACCTCGTCCGCCGCCGGATCGCCGCTCTGGGGCCTGCCTACCGGCTCTTCTACGAGCAGCCGCTGGAGATCGTGCGCGGCGAGGGGGTGCACCTCTACGACGCCGCCGGCCAGGAGTACCTCGACGTCTACAACAACGTGCCGTCGCTGGGCCACGCGCACCCGCGGGTGGCCGCGGCGATCTGCGCGCAGGCCTCGGTGCTCAGCACGCACACCCGCTACCTGCACCCCGCTGTCGTGGCCTACGCGGAGGACCTGCTCTCGACGTTCCCGGCCGAGCTCGGCCACGTCATGTTCACCTGCACGGGGTCCGAGGCGGGCGACCTCGCCCTGCGCATCGCCAAGGCGCACACCGGCGGCACCGGCGTCGTCGTGACGCGCAACGCCTACCACGGCGTCACCACCGAGATCGCCGCGATCTCGCCGTCGCTGGGCGGCCTGGGCTCGCTGCCGGACTGGGTCCGCTGGGTGCCGGCGCCGGACGCCTTCCGCGTCGACCACGCGGCCCAGGGCTTCGCCGGGCTGGGGGAGTGGTTCGCCGCGCAGGTGCAGGCGGCGATCGACGACCTGGCCGCCCACGGCATCCGCTTCGCCGCGTTCGTGGCCGACTCGGTCTTCGCCAGCGACGGCGTCCTCACCGACCCGGCCGGCTTCCTCGCCCCGGTGCGCGAGGTGGTCGCGCGGGCCGGCGGCGTCTACGTCGCCGACGAGGTGCAGCCGGGCTTCGGCCGCACGGGGGAGGCGCTGTGGGGCTTCGCGCGGCACGGCCTCGCGGAGGGGCCGCTGGCGCCGGACATCGTGACTCTCGGCAAGCCGATGGGCAACGGCATGCCGATCGCCGCGACGGTGGTGCGCCCCGAGGTGATCGAGCGGTTCGGGCGCGAGATGCGCTACTTCAACACCTTCGGCGGCAACGCCATGGCGATCGCGGCCGCGCAGGCCGTGCTCGACGCGCTGCGCGAGGAGGGGCTGCAGGACAACGCCCTCGTGGTCGGCCGGCACACGGTCGAGCTGCTGCGCGAGCTGGCCGGGCGCCACCCCGCGATCGGCGACGTCCGCGGGGCGGGGCTGTTCGTCGGCGTCGAGCTGACCGTGCCCGGCACGGAGCGCGAGCCCGACGAGGCCCTCACGCTCGGGGTGGTGAACGGCCTGCGCCGGCGCCGCGTGCTGCTCGGCACGGCCGGCGTCGACAACAACATCCTCAAGGTCCGCCCCCCGCTGGTGTTCTCGCGCGCGGACGCCGAGCGGTTCGTCGCGGAGCTCGACGCGACCCTGACCGAGCTCGGGGCATGA
- a CDS encoding GNAT family N-acetyltransferase yields MPEVVLRRAVPDDLPVVERLWQLDRHEMAEFWRSRPDPDGLFRPGVPAMLVSDPDRDAWFILADGRVAGLASTRRRADGARSVFSFLVVRAARRSGVGRAAAAQVLAAHPGEWAVAFQEVNAGAAVFWRSVAAGAAVDGVVREEVETTPRGSEQVWLRFATT; encoded by the coding sequence GTGCCTGAGGTCGTGCTGCGCCGTGCCGTGCCTGACGACCTGCCCGTGGTCGAGCGACTCTGGCAGCTCGACCGGCACGAGATGGCCGAGTTCTGGCGGAGCCGGCCCGACCCCGACGGCCTGTTCCGGCCCGGGGTCCCCGCGATGCTCGTGAGCGACCCCGACCGCGACGCGTGGTTCATCCTGGCCGACGGTCGCGTGGCGGGGCTGGCGAGCACGCGGCGCCGGGCCGACGGTGCGCGGTCGGTGTTCTCGTTCCTCGTCGTGCGGGCGGCCCGGCGCAGCGGTGTCGGGCGGGCCGCGGCCGCGCAGGTGCTGGCGGCCCACCCGGGGGAATGGGCGGTGGCCTTCCAGGAGGTCAACGCCGGCGCCGCGGTGTTCTGGCGGTCCGTGGCCGCCGGGGCCGCCGTGGACGGCGTCGTCCGCGAGGAGGTCGAGACCACGCCCCGGGGCTCCGAGCAGGTCTGGCTGCGCTTCGCCACGACCTGA
- a CDS encoding SGNH/GDSL hydrolase family protein gives MSRRVRHVLVLADSLAFHGPDGPQPPGDPRLYPNVLAASLAGPGDEVRADVVARIGWTARDAWWALTKDPRVWGELVPRADAVVLGVGGMDALPASVPTFLREGIPYVRPGSLRRGVRRAYAATSPRVIRLLDGRVRQLPQAATDHYLRRVVEGIAHYRPGLPSVLLGPSPYAAATYPSDRGHAPAAAAARRWAAAHGTGLVDPDPLVLPALRDGSANPDGLHWAWSTHEAVGRALAAELRRCGWA, from the coding sequence ATGAGCCGACGCGTGCGGCACGTCCTGGTCCTCGCCGACTCCCTCGCCTTCCACGGGCCGGACGGCCCGCAGCCGCCCGGCGACCCGCGGCTGTACCCGAACGTCCTGGCCGCGTCCCTGGCCGGCCCGGGCGACGAGGTGCGCGCGGACGTCGTGGCCCGCATCGGCTGGACCGCGCGCGACGCGTGGTGGGCGCTGACGAAGGACCCGCGGGTGTGGGGCGAGCTGGTGCCGCGCGCCGACGCAGTGGTGCTCGGCGTCGGCGGCATGGACGCGCTGCCCGCGTCGGTGCCCACGTTCCTGCGCGAGGGCATCCCGTACGTGCGTCCCGGGTCGCTGCGCCGCGGCGTGCGCCGGGCCTACGCCGCGACCTCCCCGCGCGTGATCCGGCTGCTCGACGGCCGCGTGCGCCAGCTGCCGCAGGCGGCCACCGACCACTACCTGCGCCGGGTGGTCGAGGGCATCGCGCACTACCGTCCCGGGCTGCCGTCGGTGCTGCTCGGGCCCTCGCCCTATGCCGCCGCCACCTACCCGTCCGACCGCGGGCACGCACCGGCGGCCGCGGCCGCCCGCCGGTGGGCGGCCGCGCACGGCACCGGCCTCGTCGACCCGGACCCGCTCGTGCTGCCCGCGCTGCGCGACGGCTCGGCCAACCCGGACGGGCTGCACTGGGCCTGGTCGACGCACGAGGCGGTGGGCCGGGCACTGGCCGCCGAGCTGCGCCGCTGCGGCTGGGCCTGA
- a CDS encoding nicotinate-nucleotide adenylyltransferase: MQRVGVMGGTFDPVHQGHLVAASEVAHRFDLDEVVFVPTGRPWQKADRAVTPAEDRYLMTVIATAADPRFRVSRVDVDRDGPTYTVDTLRDLAAEYAEADQDTELYFITGADALSSIAGWHDVDELVSLAHFVGVTRPGHALLDPGLPQGRVTLVEIPALAISSSDCRSRVSRGEPIRYLVPDGVWQYVAKRGLYAAQS, encoded by the coding sequence ATGCAGCGCGTGGGGGTGATGGGGGGCACGTTCGACCCCGTCCACCAGGGCCACCTCGTCGCCGCGTCCGAGGTCGCCCACCGCTTCGACCTCGACGAGGTCGTGTTCGTCCCCACCGGACGGCCCTGGCAGAAGGCCGACCGCGCCGTCACTCCCGCGGAGGACCGCTACCTCATGACCGTGATCGCGACCGCGGCCGACCCCCGCTTCCGGGTCAGCCGGGTCGACGTCGACCGCGACGGTCCGACGTACACGGTGGACACCCTGCGCGACCTCGCCGCGGAGTACGCCGAGGCCGACCAGGACACCGAGCTCTACTTCATCACCGGGGCGGACGCCCTCTCCTCGATCGCCGGCTGGCACGACGTCGACGAGCTCGTCTCGCTGGCGCACTTCGTCGGCGTCACCCGTCCGGGGCACGCGCTGCTCGACCCCGGCCTGCCCCAGGGACGCGTCACGCTGGTGGAGATCCCGGCGCTCGCGATCTCCTCGAGCGACTGCCGGTCGCGCGTGTCGCGCGGCGAGCCGATCCGCTACCTGGTGCCCGACGGCGTGTGGCAGTACGTCGCCAAGCGCGGCCTCTACGCGGCGCAGTCATGA
- the rsfS gene encoding ribosome silencing factor, whose protein sequence is MAASARALELTRIAAEAASDKLAEDIVALDVSDTLVITDVFLLCSAANDRQVRAIVDGIEEALDRIDVDPVRREGERDGRWVLLDYVDLVVHVQHSEERTYYGLERLWKDGARIALPESVTRPASTRSGSGAGEGADAG, encoded by the coding sequence GTGGCCGCATCCGCCCGAGCGCTCGAGCTGACCAGGATCGCCGCGGAGGCCGCGTCGGACAAGCTCGCCGAGGACATCGTGGCCCTCGACGTCTCCGACACCCTCGTGATCACCGACGTGTTCCTGCTGTGCTCGGCGGCCAACGACCGCCAGGTCCGCGCCATCGTCGACGGGATCGAGGAGGCGCTCGACCGCATCGACGTCGACCCGGTCCGCCGGGAGGGCGAGCGCGACGGCCGCTGGGTGCTGCTCGACTACGTCGACCTCGTGGTGCACGTCCAGCACTCCGAGGAGCGCACCTACTACGGCCTGGAGCGGCTGTGGAAGGACGGCGCCCGCATCGCCCTGCCGGAGTCGGTGACCCGGCCGGCGTCCACGCGCAGCGGCTCCGGCGCGGGCGAGGGCGCCGACGCGGGATGA
- a CDS encoding diguanylate cyclase, whose protein sequence is MTAIPESWRHRAYDREAGTAREYDSATAWALLPCGLALAVFYVGLAGLHHVSDGTAAATQPVDVAAGSAALVALTVALLAWKKLVAERFAHAVAVGLVAVSAAYGSVLLVTSAQSDETSTFVLVLVGAGVGLLRLRWFLGALALVWAAWLACVGQLGGSFARWDHWVFFMLTATALASVVLFVRRRSIDTATAAIRRASQAATEDAATGLCNRRGLAMLSHEVVALARRTGDAVWCAFVDVDGLKVVNDRHGHDAGDRVIMAVAQALRATSRATDVIARWGGDEFVVVGLGVGTEPDELERRLHVWLGDTFPSDRIVTSVRVSVGRALLEPWDLGDVERLLWVADRDMYLRRAARSGHPASIVTVEAPDQDA, encoded by the coding sequence ATGACTGCGATACCGGAGTCATGGCGCCACCGCGCCTATGACCGGGAGGCCGGCACCGCGCGCGAGTACGACTCGGCCACGGCGTGGGCCCTGCTGCCCTGTGGCCTCGCGCTCGCCGTCTTCTACGTCGGCCTCGCCGGCCTGCACCACGTCTCGGACGGGACGGCGGCGGCCACGCAGCCGGTCGACGTCGCCGCCGGGTCAGCGGCGCTGGTGGCCCTGACCGTCGCCCTGCTCGCCTGGAAGAAGCTCGTAGCGGAGCGGTTCGCCCATGCCGTGGCGGTCGGCCTCGTCGCGGTGAGCGCGGCGTACGGCTCGGTGCTGCTCGTCACCTCGGCGCAGTCCGACGAGACCTCGACCTTCGTGCTCGTCCTCGTGGGCGCCGGCGTCGGGCTGCTGCGCCTGCGGTGGTTCCTCGGCGCGCTGGCCCTCGTCTGGGCGGCCTGGCTGGCCTGCGTGGGCCAGCTCGGCGGCTCGTTCGCGCGGTGGGACCACTGGGTGTTCTTCATGCTCACGGCGACCGCGCTGGCGAGCGTGGTGCTGTTCGTGCGCCGGCGCAGCATCGACACGGCGACCGCCGCGATCCGCCGCGCGTCGCAGGCCGCGACGGAGGACGCCGCGACAGGTCTGTGCAACCGCCGGGGCCTGGCCATGCTCAGCCACGAGGTGGTGGCGCTCGCGCGTCGGACCGGCGACGCCGTGTGGTGCGCGTTCGTCGACGTCGACGGACTCAAGGTGGTCAACGACCGGCACGGCCACGACGCCGGCGACCGGGTGATCATGGCCGTCGCGCAGGCCCTGCGCGCCACCTCGCGCGCCACCGACGTGATCGCCCGCTGGGGCGGTGACGAGTTCGTGGTCGTGGGCCTAGGCGTGGGCACCGAGCCCGACGAGCTGGAGCGCCGGCTGCACGTCTGGCTCGGCGACACCTTCCCGAGCGACCGGATCGTCACCTCGGTCCGCGTGAGCGTCGGGCGCGCGCTGCTCGAGCCGTGGGACCTCGGCGACGTCGAGCGGCTGCTGTGGGTCGCCGACCGGGACATGTACCTGCGCCGCGCCGCCCGCTCGGGGCACCCCGCCAGCATCGTCACCGTCGAGGCTCCCGACCAGGACGCCTGA